The Mercurialis annua linkage group LG2, ddMerAnnu1.2, whole genome shotgun sequence genome contains a region encoding:
- the LOC126668022 gene encoding peptide methionine sulfoxide reductase B1, chloroplastic, giving the protein MALRFRVCNNISFSLPTTTLSISSKVTQFRTLNSPPPITICSSVRAMGSSASSPKPDNLQDAGKAKYASINEDEWKTRLTPQQFYVTRQKGTERAFTGEYYNTKTPGTYHCICCDTPLFGSSTKFDSGTGWPSYYQPIGNNVRSKLDLSIIFMPRTEVICAACDAHLGHVFDDGPQPTGKRYCINSAALKLKPEGETF; this is encoded by the exons ATGGCACTGCGTTTCAGAGTTTGTAATAACATAAGCTTTAGCTTACCAACCACAACATTATCCATTTCTTCCAAAGTAACCCAATTCCGTACCTTAAACTCTCCTCCTCCAATAACAATCTGTTCCTCTGTTCGAGCTATGGGTTCCTCTGCTTCTTCCCCCAAACCAGACAATCTCCAAg ATGCAGGGAAGGCTAAATACGCCTCTATAAATGAAGATGAATGGAAGACAAGGCTTACACCTCAACAATTTTACGTAACGCGTCAAAAGGGCACCGAAAGGGCTTTCACTGG GGAATACTATAACACCAAAACCCCTGGAACATATCATTGTATATGTTGTGATACACCTCTCTTTGG GTCATCGACTAAATTTGACAGTGGAACTGGTTGGCCATCGTATTATCAGCCTATAGGAAATAATGTTAGGTCAAAGTTGGATTTGTCGATCATTTTCATGCCTCGTACAGAAGTCATTTGTGCTGCTTGCGATGCTCATTTAGGTCACGTCTTTGATGATGGTCCGCAACCAACTGGAAAACGCTATTGTATCAACAG TGCTGCTTTGAAACTGAAACCCGAGGGAGAGACTTTTTGA
- the LOC126668021 gene encoding eukaryotic translation initiation factor 2 subunit beta, giving the protein MTDDNVSNDLKDEVPELAPFDPTKKKKKKKVVMQDIVDDSVNKLAEKTENLSVSDGIDSAFTGLKKKKKKPVETSILDEETPDAGEELDDHVGEEEEGEGLVVQQQLYPWEGTDRDYEYEELLGRVFNILRENNPELAGDRRRTVMRPPQVLREGTKKTVFVNFMDLCKTMHRQPDHVMAFLLAELGTSGSLDGQQRLVVKGRFAPKNFEGILRRYINEYVICLGCKSPDTILSKENRLFFLRCEKCGSGRSVAPIKAGFVARVGRRNAGT; this is encoded by the exons ATGACGGACGATAATGTGAGTAACGATTTGAAGGACGAGGTCCCGGAA CTTGCGCCTTTCGATCCtaccaagaagaagaaaaagaagaaggttGTAATGCAGGATATTGTAGATGACTCTGTAAATAAGCTTGCTGAGAAAACTGAAAATTTGTCAG TCTCTGATGGGATTGATAGTGCTTTTACTGgtttgaaaaagaagaagaagaaacct GTAGAAACCAGTATTTTGGATGAAGAGACCCCTGATGCAGGGGAAGAGTTGGATG ATCATGTAGGAGAGGAGGAGGAAGGAGAAGGACTTGTGGTGCAACAACAGCTTTATCCATGGGAGGGGACTGACCGTGACTATGAGTATGAGGAG CTCCTTGGTAGGGTTTTCAACATTTTGCGTGAGAACAATCCAGAGCTTGCTGGAGATAGGCGGAGAACTGTAATGCGGCCTCCACAGGTGCTTCGCGAGGGGACAAAGAAGACTGTTTTTGTGAATTTCATGGATCTCTGCAAGAC AATGCACCGGCAACCAGACCATGTTATGGCCTTCTTACTGGCTGAGTTGGGAACAAGTGGATCTCTGGATGGACAGCAAAGGTTAGTTGTGAAGGGAAGATTTGCTCCTAAAAATTTCGAGGGGATTTTGCGAAGATATATCA ATGAGTATGTCATTTGCCTTGGTTGCAAAAGTCCAGACACGATTCTATCAAAGGAGAACCGTCTCTTTTTCCTCCGCTGCGAAAAG TGTGGTTCTGGACGATCAGTTGCCCCAATTAAAGCTGGTTTTGTTGCCCGTGTTGGCCGCAGAAATGCTGGGACATGA